One Spiroplasma endosymbiont of Cantharis nigra DNA segment encodes these proteins:
- the prmC gene encoding peptide chain release factor N(5)-glutamine methyltransferase, whose product MNIYKLKQKYVPLVFKSNDFKEIIIHVTNKSDFNFLTDMSLSKSELDLFLKITKIFLETKKPLAYILKNKYFYKYDFFVNEDVLIPRQETECIVEEVIKYDLKNKNLFDICCGSGCIGITLKNLQPEANLYLTDILPEAIKVAKLNLEKHNKKAKTFISDFLNIFEETKITPDFITINPPYIKLSDLHIQNSVKNFEPLLALFAKDDGLEFYKILVNKLDFLFQLNSKLVIFCEFGFEQKEELESIFSGKIVKYNIDFKKDYSNNWRMFIITSKEIYGK is encoded by the coding sequence ATGAATATTTATAAACTAAAACAAAAATATGTACCATTAGTATTTAAATCAAATGACTTTAAAGAAATAATAATTCATGTAACAAATAAATCTGATTTTAACTTTTTAACTGATATGTCATTATCAAAAAGTGAATTAGATTTATTTTTAAAAATAACTAAAATATTTTTGGAAACTAAAAAACCTCTTGCTTATATATTGAAAAATAAATATTTTTATAAGTATGATTTTTTTGTAAATGAAGATGTTTTGATACCAAGACAAGAAACAGAATGTATAGTTGAAGAAGTTATAAAATATGATCTTAAAAATAAAAATTTATTTGATATATGTTGTGGAAGTGGTTGCATAGGTATAACTTTAAAAAACTTACAGCCTGAAGCTAATTTATATTTAACTGACATTTTACCAGAAGCTATTAAAGTTGCAAAATTAAATTTAGAGAAACATAATAAAAAGGCTAAAACTTTTATATCTGATTTTCTAAATATTTTTGAAGAGACTAAGATAACTCCTGATTTTATTACAATTAATCCTCCTTATATTAAATTATCAGATTTACATATTCAAAATAGTGTTAAAAATTTTGAACCTCTTTTAGCTCTTTTTGCAAAAGATGATGGTCTAGAATTTTATAAAATATTAGTAAATAAATTAGATTTCCTATTTCAATTAAATAGTAAATTAGTTATTTTTTGTGAGTTCGGTTTTGAGCAAAAGGAAGAATTAGAAAGTATTTTTTCTGGAAAGATAGTAAAATATAATATAGATTTCAAAAAAGATTATTCAAATAATTGAAGAATGTTTATAATTACTTCTAAGGAGATTTATGGAAAATAA